One segment of Anatilimnocola aggregata DNA contains the following:
- a CDS encoding glutamate-5-semialdehyde dehydrogenase: MSAVLATPDLAAYCLETAQRVKHAAADLAVCTGAQKNGWLRASAVALRKATKEIIAANELDLAAAPGFGLTEAAIDRLRLNPKRVEEIAVGLEEVAALPDPIGEVIESTIRPNGLQILKTRVPLGVVFFIYESRPNVTADAAAICLKSGNGVILRGGKEAAHSSRAIVDVLKSCANDFGLPADALHLVETADRTAVGHFLGLPQYIDVAIPRGGESLIRRVTAEAKMPVIKHFDGNCHVYIDQFADVEIAERVVVNSKCHRLGVCNAAESLLVHSAVAAKMLPRIANALMAQGIEIRGDEATQRLTKAKPATEEDYGKEYLGPIISCKVVDSLDEAIEHINRYGSKHTDAIITGNLAAARSFTARVDSSAVMVNASTRFNDGFQFGLGAEIGISTDKFHARGPCGLKELTTYKYVCYGDGQVRE, translated from the coding sequence ATGTCCGCCGTTTTGGCAACTCCCGACTTAGCTGCTTACTGCCTCGAAACTGCCCAGCGTGTGAAACACGCGGCAGCTGACCTGGCCGTTTGCACCGGCGCGCAAAAAAACGGTTGGCTTCGGGCTAGCGCGGTCGCCTTGCGCAAGGCGACGAAGGAAATCATCGCAGCCAACGAACTCGATCTGGCAGCGGCTCCGGGTTTTGGTTTGACCGAAGCGGCCATCGATCGACTGCGACTCAATCCCAAGCGGGTTGAAGAAATTGCCGTCGGCTTGGAAGAAGTCGCTGCGCTCCCCGATCCGATTGGCGAAGTGATCGAATCGACCATTCGCCCGAACGGTCTGCAGATTTTAAAGACACGCGTTCCGCTGGGCGTCGTGTTCTTTATTTATGAATCGCGGCCCAACGTTACGGCCGACGCAGCAGCCATTTGCTTGAAGAGTGGCAATGGCGTGATTCTGCGTGGCGGCAAAGAGGCTGCCCATTCCAGCCGGGCCATCGTCGATGTGCTCAAGAGCTGCGCGAACGACTTTGGTCTGCCCGCCGATGCCTTGCACCTGGTCGAGACCGCCGACCGAACGGCTGTCGGACATTTTCTCGGACTGCCGCAATACATCGATGTCGCGATTCCCCGCGGTGGCGAGAGTCTGATTCGCCGCGTGACAGCTGAAGCCAAAATGCCCGTCATCAAGCATTTCGATGGCAACTGTCACGTCTATATCGATCAATTCGCCGATGTTGAAATTGCCGAGCGGGTCGTCGTCAATTCCAAGTGTCATCGCCTGGGTGTGTGCAACGCTGCGGAGTCGCTACTGGTGCATTCCGCCGTTGCGGCGAAGATGTTGCCGCGCATCGCCAATGCTTTGATGGCACAGGGAATTGAAATTCGCGGCGATGAAGCCACGCAACGCTTAACGAAGGCCAAGCCGGCGACGGAAGAAGACTACGGCAAGGAATACTTGGGGCCGATTATTTCGTGCAAAGTGGTTGATTCGCTTGACGAAGCGATTGAGCATATCAATCGCTATGGCAGCAAACATACCGACGCGATCATTACTGGTAACCTCGCCGCGGCCCGCAGCTTTACGGCCCGCGTCGATAGTAGTGCCGTGATGGTCAACGCCAGCACGCGGTTCAATGACGGTTTTCAGTTTGGGCTCGGGGCCGAGATCGGCATCAGCACCGACAAGTTCCACGCCCGTGGCCCTTGTGGCCTGAAAGAGCTGACAACGTACAAATATGTGTGCTATGGCGACGGACAAGTGAGGGAGTAA
- a CDS encoding Rieske (2Fe-2S) protein yields MSDVTGDMTTGEPAATDFTTVAKVGEIPEGQGTAYPVNGRMVAVFCEQGTYFAIDDFCPHMGASLAGGYVEKGLVSCPWHAWRFCIQDGKWMDNPRIKIDAFETRVVGDEVQVRVTPKAPPPVKT; encoded by the coding sequence ATGAGTGACGTAACCGGCGACATGACTACAGGCGAACCCGCGGCAACCGATTTCACGACCGTAGCCAAGGTCGGCGAGATTCCCGAGGGACAAGGAACTGCATATCCGGTCAACGGCCGGATGGTAGCGGTCTTTTGCGAACAGGGAACTTACTTCGCCATCGACGACTTCTGCCCGCACATGGGGGCCTCGCTCGCTGGCGGGTATGTCGAAAAGGGACTCGTCTCGTGTCCTTGGCATGCCTGGCGATTCTGCATTCAGGATGGCAAATGGATGGATAACCCCCGCATCAAGATCGACGCCTTCGAGACTCGCGTCGTCGGCGACGAAGTCCAAGTGCGTGTGACCCCCAAGGCCCCGCCGCCGGTAAAGACGTAA
- a CDS encoding tetratricopeptide repeat protein produces MHRLRSALNFTFGRISPTGGEAGPLAIAQLGLLLTVSLATTMPTRAAGLNDAQNLLLKGRYEEARELFAAEQANDAVAAIGLARVAEETGDRKAAADQLAAAAKQFPQDAKVHGERARLALDQGDLKLAEEAARQAREIDDASAVARWVQAEILRLNGKLDEALQGYLKIVAVMNRLQTVKDPYELRIIGLAAARYARLSKSSAIYERLVNDLYPAALKLNENFWPAHFDSCQLFLEKYNVADATDQLQAGLAIHPQAAELHAAQAAILIDKFDLTRARAAVARALQARPDLLYAQQLAADICIADQRSAEAIPLLEKTLPLQSHSLETKGRLLACYAHVDGCDLERPSPRMIDLLKPVQEKSSCLGEVYFVAGDACDRTLHFPLAQHFYEAALKKLPQHIYIRGNLGLAHMRLGDEKQAALTLEESFRLDPYNVRVKNQLEVLDLLQSYAVIETPHFLIKFDRGASELLAKYAAEVLEEEIYPQITRALNYKPTEKTLIEIFTRGKNTSGHGWFSARMVGLPSIGTVGACAGKMVAIVSPDELNNRFSWARVLRHEFVHVVNLQQTDFRIPHWLTEGLAVHFENQPRPAEWNKLLVARSDAGKLFTLDDIRYGFIRPANKDDWTLAYCQSEIYVDYLLKRFGPAAPGKLLQAIAERQSLNESIQTACAVDLPEFEKGYSAHVRKVIDEIRGPVATHSLPLAVLLKKAAENDKDPAIAAALAQAYLERSDRSAARRWAKQAMELDPKQLAAAYVLARLAQLSGDDEAALELLRPSLEEVSTNADSLALLTDLLVAAGDHAAALKGYEQGRQAFPTDERWLKGLARIYLQKQENDKLLPILAELAARDGDNVTLRKKLAQLTLAAKDPEASRRWATEAVYLNVRDATAHALRAAAEAELKNQTIAEREFQTAIDLDGAQPEYRAGLARAQMAQKKLTAAKATLAELTKRHPDFSQLPELEQMLKEALP; encoded by the coding sequence ATGCATCGACTCCGTTCAGCACTCAATTTTACGTTCGGCCGCATTTCGCCGACAGGTGGCGAAGCTGGCCCCTTGGCGATTGCCCAACTGGGCCTGCTGCTGACTGTTTCGCTCGCCACGACCATGCCCACGCGCGCAGCGGGCCTCAACGATGCTCAAAACCTGCTGCTGAAAGGTCGTTACGAAGAGGCTCGTGAGCTGTTTGCTGCCGAGCAGGCGAACGACGCAGTTGCGGCGATTGGCCTGGCGCGGGTGGCAGAAGAAACTGGGGATCGCAAGGCCGCGGCAGACCAGCTTGCCGCCGCGGCGAAGCAGTTTCCTCAAGATGCCAAAGTCCACGGCGAGCGCGCTCGCCTGGCGCTCGATCAGGGTGATCTGAAGTTGGCCGAAGAGGCGGCCCGGCAAGCGCGCGAAATCGACGATGCGTCCGCCGTAGCCCGCTGGGTGCAGGCCGAGATCTTGCGGCTCAACGGCAAGTTGGATGAGGCACTGCAAGGCTATTTGAAGATCGTTGCCGTGATGAATCGGTTGCAGACGGTAAAGGATCCGTACGAGTTGCGGATCATCGGACTCGCCGCAGCGCGTTACGCCCGGCTGAGCAAGAGCAGCGCGATCTACGAGCGATTGGTGAACGATCTCTATCCCGCTGCGCTCAAGTTGAATGAGAATTTCTGGCCTGCTCATTTCGATAGTTGCCAGCTGTTTCTCGAAAAGTACAACGTGGCCGATGCCACCGACCAATTGCAGGCCGGGCTGGCTATCCATCCCCAAGCTGCCGAGTTGCATGCCGCGCAAGCGGCCATATTGATCGACAAGTTCGATCTCACTCGCGCTCGGGCGGCGGTCGCTCGCGCGCTCCAGGCACGACCTGACCTGCTCTATGCCCAGCAACTGGCCGCCGATATCTGCATTGCCGATCAACGGTCAGCTGAGGCGATTCCACTGCTGGAAAAAACTCTTCCGCTGCAATCGCATTCGCTCGAAACCAAAGGGCGGCTCCTGGCTTGCTACGCCCATGTTGATGGCTGCGATCTTGAGCGGCCTTCGCCGCGGATGATCGACCTGCTCAAGCCGGTGCAAGAAAAATCCTCCTGCCTAGGCGAAGTTTACTTTGTGGCGGGCGACGCCTGCGACCGCACGCTTCATTTTCCACTGGCGCAACATTTTTATGAGGCGGCCCTCAAAAAATTGCCGCAGCACATTTATATCCGCGGCAACCTGGGCCTCGCGCACATGCGACTTGGTGATGAAAAGCAAGCAGCGCTAACACTCGAAGAGTCGTTTCGGCTCGATCCGTATAACGTGCGAGTGAAGAACCAGTTGGAAGTGCTGGACCTGCTGCAGTCGTATGCAGTCATCGAGACGCCGCACTTTCTGATCAAGTTCGATCGCGGGGCCAGCGAACTGCTGGCGAAGTACGCGGCCGAAGTGCTGGAGGAAGAAATCTATCCGCAGATTACGCGCGCGTTGAACTACAAGCCGACTGAGAAAACGTTGATCGAAATCTTCACCCGCGGCAAGAACACTTCCGGCCACGGCTGGTTCAGTGCGCGGATGGTTGGACTGCCGTCGATTGGCACGGTTGGGGCCTGCGCGGGAAAAATGGTGGCCATCGTTTCGCCCGACGAGTTGAACAACAGATTCAGCTGGGCGCGAGTGCTGCGACATGAGTTCGTACACGTGGTCAACCTGCAGCAGACCGATTTTCGAATTCCCCATTGGCTTACCGAAGGGCTGGCTGTTCACTTTGAGAATCAACCCCGGCCTGCCGAGTGGAACAAGCTGCTCGTCGCACGATCTGATGCTGGCAAACTCTTCACGCTCGACGATATTCGCTACGGCTTCATCCGCCCGGCGAATAAAGACGATTGGACACTCGCCTATTGCCAATCCGAGATTTACGTCGACTACCTACTCAAACGATTCGGTCCCGCTGCGCCGGGCAAACTGCTGCAGGCCATCGCCGAGCGCCAGTCGCTGAACGAGTCGATTCAAACAGCTTGCGCTGTCGATCTGCCCGAGTTCGAGAAGGGTTACTCGGCGCATGTGCGTAAAGTGATCGACGAGATTCGTGGCCCCGTCGCAACTCACTCACTGCCGCTCGCAGTGCTGCTGAAAAAGGCAGCAGAAAACGACAAGGATCCGGCCATCGCAGCAGCTCTGGCGCAGGCCTATCTCGAACGCAGCGATCGGTCAGCTGCGCGGCGTTGGGCGAAGCAAGCGATGGAACTCGATCCCAAGCAACTGGCGGCCGCTTATGTCTTGGCCCGCTTGGCCCAGCTCAGTGGCGATGACGAAGCAGCGCTTGAGTTGCTACGTCCTTCGCTCGAAGAAGTTTCCACGAATGCCGACTCACTCGCCCTGCTGACAGACTTGCTAGTTGCCGCCGGCGATCACGCAGCGGCCCTCAAGGGGTACGAGCAAGGACGCCAGGCCTTTCCCACTGACGAGCGCTGGCTGAAGGGGCTCGCGAGAATTTATTTGCAAAAGCAGGAGAACGATAAGCTGCTGCCGATTCTTGCCGAACTCGCCGCCCGCGATGGAGACAACGTCACGCTGCGGAAGAAGCTCGCGCAGCTGACACTCGCGGCCAAAGACCCCGAGGCAAGTCGTCGCTGGGCAACGGAGGCCGTGTATCTGAACGTCCGCGATGCGACGGCGCATGCCCTGCGCGCGGCAGCCGAAGCAGAACTGAAGAACCAGACGATTGCCGAACGAGAATTTCAGACGGCCATCGACCTCGATGGCGCGCAGCCCGAGTATCGCGCCGGTTTGGCGCGGGCTCAAATGGCTCAGAAGAAACTGACGGCAGCGAAAGCAACGCTTGCCGAACTGACGAAACGACACCCCGATTTTTCGCAACTCCCCGAGTTGGAACAGATGCTGAAGGAGGCCCTTCCATGA
- a CDS encoding MazG nucleotide pyrophosphohydrolase domain-containing protein, which yields MTPIVPPPNISLGDLQALIREMYFEKDQARGIEGTFLWFAEEVGELATSLRSGTHQERLGEFADVLAWLATMANVAGIDLSEAISKKYGSGCPGCRKFVCTCPASEKP from the coding sequence ATGACACCCATAGTCCCCCCGCCAAATATCTCTCTTGGTGATTTGCAGGCACTGATTCGCGAAATGTATTTTGAAAAGGATCAGGCCCGCGGAATTGAAGGAACCTTTCTCTGGTTCGCCGAAGAAGTGGGCGAACTAGCAACGTCGCTTCGCAGCGGCACACACCAAGAACGTCTGGGCGAGTTCGCCGATGTCCTCGCCTGGCTGGCCACCATGGCCAACGTCGCCGGCATCGACCTGAGCGAAGCCATCTCCAAAAAATATGGCTCCGGATGCCCCGGCTGCCGCAAGTTCGTCTGCACCTGCCCAGCGAGTGAGAAGCCGTAG
- a CDS encoding oxidoreductase, giving the protein MSDYTKIAQLKTVDALRARLAELGLELPVDDQILTAAGGSPLAERLSLGTLTAGNRWCIHPMEGWDANRDGSPSPHTLRRWRHFGLSGAGLIWGGEAAAVQEDGRANPNQTLAVESNRAGLRALWDELQAGHQSLGADSPQMVAGLQLTHSGRFCRPNDNRLEPRIAYHHPLLDAKFGIDPQNQSVVWTDSDLERLIDRYVAAARLALEVGYQFVDVKACHGYLLHEFLSARTRPGKFGGDLAGRARLLLTIIERIQNEVPALPVVVRLSAFDTLPYQTSREVGRPMSYQNLLPYGFGFGVSDQNPLEYDLREPIELLQLLHRAGVIAVNLSCGSPYYNPHIQRPAIFPPSDGYLPPEDPLVGCVRQIQAHRQLKAAVPEMVMVGTAYSYLQDYLPHVAQAVVRAGWIDAVGLGRMVLSYPQLPRDTLHHGKLERKKVCRTFSDCTTAPRNGIVSGCYPLDPYYKAMPEYGTMQELKKAIANG; this is encoded by the coding sequence ATGTCTGACTACACGAAGATCGCCCAACTGAAGACCGTCGATGCACTCCGAGCACGACTCGCTGAGTTAGGGCTCGAATTGCCAGTTGACGATCAGATACTGACCGCGGCGGGGGGATCGCCACTGGCGGAGCGGTTGTCGCTGGGAACTTTGACGGCGGGGAATCGTTGGTGCATTCATCCCATGGAAGGCTGGGACGCCAATCGCGACGGCAGCCCTAGCCCGCATACACTGCGGCGCTGGCGACACTTTGGCCTGAGTGGTGCCGGGCTGATTTGGGGGGGCGAAGCAGCTGCGGTGCAGGAAGATGGCCGCGCGAATCCGAATCAAACGCTGGCGGTGGAATCGAATCGCGCGGGGCTGCGGGCGTTGTGGGACGAATTGCAGGCCGGGCATCAAAGCTTGGGTGCCGATTCGCCGCAAATGGTCGCGGGATTGCAACTGACGCATTCGGGGCGGTTCTGTCGGCCAAACGATAATCGCCTCGAGCCGCGAATTGCCTATCATCACCCGCTGCTCGATGCCAAGTTCGGCATCGATCCGCAAAATCAAAGTGTAGTTTGGACCGATAGCGATTTGGAACGGTTGATCGATCGCTATGTGGCAGCAGCCAGATTAGCGCTGGAAGTTGGCTATCAGTTTGTCGACGTGAAAGCTTGCCACGGCTACCTGCTGCACGAGTTTCTCAGTGCCCGCACGCGGCCGGGCAAGTTCGGCGGCGATCTGGCGGGCCGCGCGCGGCTGCTGCTTACGATTATCGAACGCATTCAGAACGAAGTGCCGGCGTTGCCAGTCGTTGTGCGATTGAGCGCGTTCGATACGCTGCCATACCAGACGAGCCGCGAAGTCGGCCGGCCGATGAGCTACCAGAACCTGCTGCCGTACGGATTTGGGTTCGGCGTGAGCGATCAAAACCCGCTGGAATACGACCTGCGCGAGCCGATCGAATTGCTGCAGTTGCTGCACCGTGCCGGGGTGATTGCCGTGAACTTGAGCTGCGGCAGTCCTTACTACAACCCACACATTCAGCGGCCGGCAATTTTTCCGCCCAGCGACGGCTACCTGCCCCCCGAAGACCCGCTTGTCGGCTGCGTGCGGCAAATTCAAGCTCATCGTCAACTGAAGGCGGCCGTGCCGGAAATGGTGATGGTGGGCACTGCCTACTCTTACTTACAAGATTACCTGCCGCATGTTGCGCAGGCGGTGGTTCGGGCAGGCTGGATTGACGCAGTGGGACTTGGCCGCATGGTCCTGTCGTATCCGCAATTACCGCGCGACACGTTGCATCATGGCAAGCTGGAGCGGAAGAAAGTCTGTCGCACCTTCAGCGACTGCACCACCGCGCCGCGTAACGGCATCGTCAGCGGTTGCTATCCACTCGATCCGTATTACAAGGCGATGCCGGAATACGGAACGATGCAGGAACTGAAAAAGGCAATCGCCAACGGCTAA
- a CDS encoding DUF4345 family protein, protein MNDQLITRGFLALVGVAYIILGVWCTVSPQQTANSIGYSFRNGSGMSEYITVYGGLELGMGLFFLWPLLRHEQSLAVLMACLLVHGCIVLFRVPTLLTVSGVERMTYYLFTTEFTILLISAWRMAVTRSA, encoded by the coding sequence ATGAACGACCAGCTGATTACGCGCGGGTTTCTGGCACTTGTGGGAGTGGCTTACATCATCCTCGGAGTGTGGTGTACGGTGAGCCCGCAGCAAACGGCCAACTCGATTGGCTATAGCTTTCGTAACGGCTCAGGGATGTCAGAATACATCACCGTCTATGGCGGGCTGGAATTGGGCATGGGGCTGTTCTTCTTGTGGCCCCTGCTAAGGCATGAACAATCGCTGGCCGTGCTGATGGCCTGCTTGCTCGTGCATGGTTGCATCGTGCTGTTCCGCGTGCCGACGCTCCTCACTGTGAGCGGGGTCGAGCGGATGACGTACTACTTGTTCACGACCGAGTTCACGATCTTGCTGATATCGGCCTGGCGAATGGCGGTGACGAGGAGTGCGTGA
- a CDS encoding HD-GYP domain-containing protein gives MSNVLEPSIRSAPSAPAGASAALAAAQAEQSAELQAVAVALRKAFGVAFSIWDCYTGELMHVSLQQPGSNDPHRGLLVRGVVGLEPQFVFDDDAALLLAIPFQLPGGVMVAATAAFATRSLEAHESSESLCEMLGVDDRRARQWLSRQMQWTPDSLVRLGAAVQAQYMAERQAARYCREVEKLSDSLASTYEEICLLHGVTQNLRISRDEEELSNLIVNWVLDCLPTRGAAIQLLPVAKDGNVTYKARTNSQLVTAGNCPLDDDRFTRLIEFLRLEAGCSPQVLNPNITSRPDWPFPEVQELIIVPMSDGQRLFGWIAIFNHNTGDEFGTVEASLLNSVGAMLGIHSGNRDLYREQAEFLASVVRALTSAIDAKDPYTCGHSDRVARIAVRLAKELGCDAEVLHTLYMAGLLHDIGKIGIDDAVLRKPGKLTDAEFEHIKQHPELGYRILADIKQLSDVLPAVLHHHEQWDGAGYPFRLSGDQTPLIARIVAVADAFDAMSSDRPYRKGLPFERVDQIFKEGAGRQWDPNVINAYFTAHDDIMLICQNERANLTLDVLQWS, from the coding sequence ATGAGCAACGTCTTAGAGCCTTCAATTCGATCAGCACCCAGTGCTCCTGCAGGTGCCAGCGCCGCCCTGGCCGCGGCCCAAGCGGAACAATCGGCAGAACTGCAAGCCGTCGCCGTCGCCCTGCGCAAAGCCTTCGGTGTGGCCTTTTCGATTTGGGACTGCTACACCGGCGAACTGATGCACGTCTCGCTGCAACAACCCGGCAGCAACGATCCTCACCGCGGTCTGCTGGTGCGAGGTGTCGTTGGCCTCGAACCTCAATTCGTATTCGATGACGACGCCGCTCTGCTGCTCGCGATTCCCTTTCAATTGCCCGGCGGAGTGATGGTCGCCGCTACGGCTGCCTTTGCGACCCGCTCCTTAGAAGCTCACGAATCTTCAGAAAGCCTGTGCGAAATGCTGGGCGTCGACGATCGTCGCGCCCGGCAGTGGCTCAGTCGCCAAATGCAATGGACGCCCGATTCGTTGGTCCGACTCGGTGCCGCAGTCCAAGCCCAGTACATGGCCGAGCGTCAAGCTGCTCGCTATTGCCGCGAAGTCGAAAAACTCTCCGATAGCCTGGCCAGCACCTACGAAGAGATCTGTCTGCTCCATGGCGTGACTCAAAACCTCCGCATCTCGCGCGATGAAGAAGAACTCTCGAACCTGATTGTGAACTGGGTGCTCGATTGCCTGCCCACTCGCGGGGCGGCGATCCAACTCCTGCCCGTCGCCAAAGATGGCAACGTCACGTACAAGGCCCGCACCAACTCGCAGCTTGTCACAGCCGGCAACTGTCCGCTCGATGACGACCGCTTTACTAGGCTCATTGAATTCCTCCGCCTCGAAGCGGGCTGTTCGCCGCAGGTGCTGAATCCCAATATTACCTCACGACCAGACTGGCCCTTTCCGGAAGTGCAAGAGCTGATCATTGTGCCAATGAGCGATGGCCAGCGCCTGTTCGGCTGGATCGCCATCTTCAATCACAACACGGGCGATGAGTTCGGTACCGTCGAGGCGAGCTTGCTCAATTCCGTGGGTGCCATGCTCGGCATCCACAGCGGCAACCGCGACCTCTATCGCGAACAGGCCGAGTTCCTCGCCAGTGTCGTGCGGGCTTTGACCTCCGCCATCGATGCCAAGGACCCGTACACTTGCGGTCACAGCGATCGCGTGGCTCGCATTGCCGTCCGTTTAGCCAAGGAGTTGGGCTGCGATGCCGAAGTCCTCCACACACTCTACATGGCTGGCCTGCTGCACGACATTGGCAAGATTGGCATCGACGACGCTGTTCTTCGTAAGCCCGGCAAACTCACCGACGCCGAGTTTGAACACATCAAGCAGCACCCCGAATTGGGCTATCGGATTCTCGCCGATATCAAGCAGTTGTCGGACGTTCTCCCTGCGGTGCTCCACCACCACGAACAGTGGGACGGTGCCGGTTACCCATTCCGGCTCAGTGGCGATCAAACTCCACTCATTGCCCGAATCGTAGCAGTGGCCGATGCCTTCGATGCCATGTCGAGCGATCGACCCTACCGCAAAGGTTTACCCTTCGAACGAGTCGACCAGATCTTCAAAGAAGGTGCTGGCCGGCAGTGGGATCCGAACGTCATCAACGCGTATTTCACTGCCCACGACGACATCATGCTCATCTGTCAGAATGAACGAGCCAACCTCACGCTCGATGTTCTGCAGTGGTCGTAA
- a CDS encoding DUF2726 domain-containing protein: MPASATDTNYARFAIRDQQQNTLPAFATLVANGAVRFAAPAARLLFCIAMKDVLIQNWPLILFAGTCVVLVILALISLRDGPLPYERRGVLLSPAEVTFLRSLNLAVREDWLVFSMVRLADIIKVRPKTRKTSFWQGRIQNKHLDFVICDYETLEVKLAIELEDETPSRTERAQRDKFLNTALHAAGLPLMRVKPEAKYETAALRKDIEDALGIQRKKKR, translated from the coding sequence GTGCCAGCATCTGCCACCGATACTAACTACGCACGGTTTGCGATCCGTGATCAACAACAAAACACGCTGCCAGCGTTCGCGACGTTGGTGGCTAACGGAGCCGTGCGGTTTGCTGCCCCAGCCGCACGGCTCCTCTTTTGTATTGCCATGAAAGATGTGCTCATCCAAAACTGGCCGTTAATCTTGTTCGCCGGCACCTGCGTGGTGTTGGTGATCCTGGCACTCATTTCTTTGCGCGATGGCCCACTTCCCTACGAACGCCGGGGCGTCCTTCTTTCGCCGGCGGAAGTCACGTTTCTGCGCAGCTTGAATTTGGCCGTGCGAGAGGACTGGCTTGTTTTTTCCATGGTCCGCCTGGCCGACATCATTAAGGTCCGGCCAAAGACCCGTAAGACCAGCTTTTGGCAGGGGCGAATCCAGAACAAACATCTCGATTTTGTGATCTGCGATTATGAGACGCTGGAGGTGAAGTTGGCCATCGAATTAGAGGATGAGACTCCATCGCGAACGGAACGCGCGCAGCGTGATAAGTTCCTCAATACGGCCCTGCATGCCGCTGGTTTGCCCCTCATGCGGGTGAAGCCCGAGGCCAAGTACGAAACTGCAGCGCTGCGGAAAGATATTGAAGATGCTCTCGGTATTCAGCGCAAGAAGAAACGCTAG
- a CDS encoding ArsR/SmtB family transcription factor, whose protein sequence is MLQDTPSNTDDPRDAADESPAVSLERLPEPTGRDLVQLFKLLSDETRLRILYFLMQQEELNVRTLCDLLEQSQPAVSHHLALLRVAGIIECRRDGKHNFYHIVPKRFQHFLDMLFAVEDGQPRRIRIENALLTYAHDGKPAAE, encoded by the coding sequence GTGTTGCAAGACACCCCCTCCAATACCGATGACCCCCGCGACGCAGCCGACGAAAGTCCGGCTGTCTCGCTCGAGCGGCTCCCCGAGCCCACAGGCCGCGATCTGGTGCAGCTGTTCAAACTGCTCTCAGACGAAACGCGGCTGCGCATTCTCTACTTCCTAATGCAGCAGGAAGAACTGAACGTGCGAACTCTGTGCGACCTGCTCGAGCAGAGCCAACCGGCGGTCAGCCATCACCTGGCACTGCTGCGTGTGGCGGGAATCATTGAATGCCGCCGCGACGGCAAACACAATTTCTATCACATTGTTCCGAAGCGTTTTCAGCACTTTTTGGACATGCTCTTCGCTGTCGAAGATGGCCAGCCGCGGCGCATCCGCATCGAAAATGCCCTGCTGACTTACGCTCACGACGGCAAACCGGCCGCCGAATAA
- a CDS encoding sugar phosphate isomerase/epimerase family protein has product MRYGMNLLLWTGELSDEMLPVLHMLKNLGYDGVEVPIFNLGLDYAKWGKRLDELGLARTAVTVRTADDNPISSEASVRAKGVELNKKTLDCCAAIGATTIVGPYHSALGHFSGKGRTPDEWKWGVDSMRQTAEHAGKVNVTLGVEPLNRFETYLLNTHADAARFCREVAHPRCRMMYDTFHSNIEEKSITEAIHSCADMLCHVHISENDRSTPGRGNVRWCENFEALHQIGYNGWMVVEAFGLALPELAAATKIWRRMFDSEEQLARDSLAFMKSQVAKRWCS; this is encoded by the coding sequence ATGCGCTACGGTATGAACTTGCTCCTTTGGACCGGCGAACTCAGCGACGAGATGCTGCCTGTCCTGCACATGCTCAAGAATCTGGGATACGACGGCGTCGAAGTTCCGATCTTCAATCTCGGACTCGACTACGCCAAATGGGGCAAACGACTCGATGAACTGGGCCTCGCCCGCACCGCGGTCACCGTTCGCACTGCCGACGATAACCCAATCAGCAGCGAGGCGAGTGTCCGTGCCAAAGGGGTGGAACTGAACAAGAAGACGCTCGACTGCTGTGCTGCCATCGGTGCGACCACGATTGTCGGGCCTTATCACTCGGCTCTCGGCCATTTCAGTGGCAAGGGACGGACGCCAGACGAATGGAAGTGGGGCGTCGACTCGATGCGTCAAACGGCCGAACACGCGGGCAAAGTGAACGTAACGCTCGGCGTCGAACCGCTCAATCGCTTCGAGACCTACCTGCTCAATACCCACGCCGACGCCGCCCGCTTTTGCCGCGAAGTGGCCCACCCGCGTTGCCGCATGATGTACGACACATTCCATTCCAACATCGAAGAAAAGTCCATCACCGAAGCGATTCACAGCTGTGCCGACATGCTCTGCCACGTGCATATTAGCGAGAACGACCGCAGCACTCCGGGGCGCGGCAATGTCCGCTGGTGCGAGAACTTTGAAGCCCTCCATCAGATCGGCTACAACGGCTGGATGGTGGTCGAAGCCTTCGGTCTCGCCCTGCCCGAACTGGCTGCTGCCACCAAGATCTGGCGGCGCATGTTCGATAGCGAAGAGCAACTGGCACGCGACTCATTGGCCTTCATGAAGTCCCAAGTCGCCAAGCGTTGGTGCTCGTAA